A stretch of Endozoicomonas sp. SCSIO W0465 DNA encodes these proteins:
- the infA gene encoding translation initiation factor IF-1 — protein sequence MAKEESLEMEGVVIDTLPNTMFRVELENGHVVTAHISGKMRKNYIRILTGDLVKVELTPYDLTKGRITYRSR from the coding sequence ATGGCAAAAGAAGAGAGTCTGGAAATGGAAGGTGTCGTTATTGACACCTTACCCAATACAATGTTTCGAGTAGAACTGGAAAATGGCCATGTTGTTACTGCGCACATCTCGGGAAAAATGCGCAAAAACTACATCCGGATTCTAACTGGCGACCTGGTAAAGGTGGAACTGACTCCATACGACCTGACTAAAGGTCGTATAACCTACCGTTCTCGCTAA
- the mnmA gene encoding tRNA 2-thiouridine(34) synthase MnmA: MKHPSQTKVIVGMSGGVDSSVSALLLQQQGYQVEGLFMKNWEEDDGSEYCTAMTDLADAQAVCDKLGIHLHKANFAAEYWDNVFEHFLNEYKNGRTPNPDILCNKEIKFKAFLDYALTLGSDYIAMGHYCRRVNRDGHSYLVKGIDNSKDQTYFLHAVSEEQIARTLFPVGDLEKTEVRRIAEEHGLITHNKKDSTGICFIGERRFKDFLQQYLPAQPGAIETEDGKVIGEHSGLMYHTIGQRQGLGIGGLKNADEAPWYVLEKDLERNVLIAGQGKDHPLLFSESLTCSHIDWVSGKAPQMPCQLKAKVRYRQQDQGCTLTLEANGDYRVIFDQPQRAVTPGQSVVFYDDLYGENVCLGGGVIETRAQASA, encoded by the coding sequence ATAAAGCATCCTTCCCAAACCAAAGTGATTGTTGGCATGTCCGGCGGTGTTGACTCGTCCGTATCCGCTTTGCTTCTGCAACAGCAGGGCTACCAGGTGGAAGGACTTTTTATGAAGAACTGGGAGGAAGATGACGGGTCTGAATACTGCACGGCAATGACCGATCTGGCCGATGCCCAGGCAGTCTGTGATAAACTTGGCATTCATCTACATAAAGCCAATTTTGCCGCTGAATACTGGGATAATGTTTTCGAACATTTTCTCAATGAATACAAAAACGGCAGAACTCCGAATCCTGACATTCTGTGTAATAAAGAGATCAAGTTTAAAGCTTTTCTCGATTACGCACTAACCCTCGGCAGCGATTACATAGCAATGGGACATTACTGCCGTCGCGTGAACCGTGATGGCCATAGCTATCTGGTGAAAGGGATTGATAATAGTAAGGATCAAACCTACTTCCTCCATGCGGTAAGCGAAGAACAGATTGCCCGTACGCTCTTCCCGGTCGGTGATCTGGAGAAAACTGAAGTTCGACGCATTGCCGAAGAACACGGTCTGATTACCCACAACAAAAAAGACAGCACGGGCATCTGTTTCATTGGCGAACGCCGCTTCAAGGACTTTTTGCAGCAGTACCTGCCGGCACAGCCTGGTGCTATTGAAACGGAAGATGGCAAAGTGATTGGTGAACACTCAGGCTTGATGTACCACACCATTGGCCAGAGGCAGGGACTGGGGATCGGCGGACTGAAAAATGCCGATGAAGCCCCCTGGTATGTCCTGGAAAAAGACCTTGAAAGAAATGTGCTGATCGCCGGTCAGGGTAAGGATCATCCCCTGCTCTTCTCAGAGAGTCTGACCTGCTCTCACATTGACTGGGTTTCAGGAAAAGCGCCACAGATGCCCTGCCAGCTTAAGGCAAAAGTGCGTTATCGCCAGCAGGATCAAGGCTGTACGCTTACCCTGGAAGCCAACGGTGATTACCGGGTTATCTTTGATCAACCGCAAAGAGCAGTGACTCCGGGCCAGTCGGTGGTCTTTTATGATGACCTTTACGGTGAGAATGTGTGCCTTGGCGGCGGTGTTATTGAAACACGGGCTCAAGCATCAGCTTAA
- a CDS encoding transposase gives MNIGRISDLISNDTCFEMIRENRWPDGTVLCPHCDSENVKKNGHDNVQVECQHYYCRLSYR, from the coding sequence ATGAATATAGGCCGAATCTCAGATCTCATCAGTAATGACACCTGCTTTGAGATGATCCGTGAGAACCGCTGGCCAGATGGCACTGTTCTCTGTCCGCACTGTGATTCTGAGAATGTCAAAAAGAATGGACACGACAATGTGCAGGTAGAGTGCCAGCACTATTACTGTAGGCTAAGTTACCGTTAA
- the hflD gene encoding high frequency lysogenization protein HflD, with amino-acid sequence MRYSTKDQAAALSGLFQAAVLVDKLARTGQLSEEALTPSIHSIFVTSPDDVSQVYGGFDGLAMGRKTLESVLSRDSSAIQGDVIRYALALIHIEKKLSRNPKMLSTIGERLNRTKEQVEHFGMLHENVIASLASIYLDTISTFKTRIQVAGDMRYLQNPVNANRIRAILLAGIRSATLWRQCGGSRWHLFISRNKLLDGLKRL; translated from the coding sequence GTGCGATATTCTACAAAGGATCAGGCGGCTGCATTATCTGGCTTGTTCCAAGCCGCAGTGCTGGTAGACAAACTGGCCAGGACCGGGCAATTGAGTGAAGAGGCTCTGACCCCATCCATCCACAGTATTTTTGTAACCTCACCGGATGATGTTTCACAGGTTTACGGTGGTTTCGATGGTTTGGCCATGGGGCGAAAAACCCTGGAGTCCGTGTTAAGCAGGGACAGCTCTGCCATTCAGGGTGATGTTATCCGCTATGCGCTGGCTCTGATTCATATCGAGAAAAAGCTGAGTCGTAACCCAAAGATGTTGAGCACTATTGGTGAGCGACTCAATAGAACCAAAGAACAGGTAGAACATTTTGGCATGCTTCACGAAAATGTGATTGCCAGTCTGGCCAGCATCTACCTGGATACCATCAGCACCTTTAAAACCCGAATACAGGTGGCTGGCGATATGCGCTACCTGCAGAACCCGGTGAACGCTAACCGGATCAGGGCTATCTTATTGGCCGGTATCCGTTCTGCCACTCTCTGGCGCCAGTGTGGTGGCAGTCGCTGGCACCTGTTCATCAGCCGAAACAAGTTACTTGATGGCCTCAAGCGACTGTAA
- the aat gene encoding leucyl/phenylalanyl-tRNA--protein transferase has product MSDTIILLPDRVTGFPSLDHALKQPDGLLAIGGNLEVDTLVMAYQKGIFPWFNEGDPILWWSPSPRMVLKPGELKLSRSLRKLLRKNFYQVTFDYDFSAVIAACASTHRDSEGTWITHAMIDAYTALNDAGHAHSIEVWQEDSLVGGLYGVALGRIFFAESMFSKKSNTSKIAMAALSEQLSVWQFQLIDCQVYSDHLDSLGAKLISRTRFLDYLERYCSQTPSCANWKQVWQWNDL; this is encoded by the coding sequence ATGTCTGACACAATAATACTTTTGCCAGATCGTGTTACCGGGTTCCCATCCCTCGATCATGCACTAAAGCAGCCTGACGGCCTGTTAGCTATTGGTGGCAATCTTGAGGTTGATACCTTGGTAATGGCTTACCAGAAAGGCATTTTCCCATGGTTTAATGAGGGCGACCCTATTTTATGGTGGTCACCATCCCCAAGAATGGTGCTGAAGCCAGGAGAGCTGAAACTATCTCGTTCATTGCGAAAACTACTCCGAAAGAATTTCTACCAGGTTACATTTGACTACGATTTCTCTGCTGTTATAGCAGCCTGCGCAAGCACTCACAGGGATTCGGAAGGAACATGGATTACCCATGCGATGATCGATGCCTACACTGCGTTAAATGATGCAGGGCATGCACACTCTATCGAGGTTTGGCAAGAAGATAGCCTTGTTGGAGGTCTTTATGGAGTAGCTTTAGGGCGCATTTTTTTTGCAGAATCTATGTTTAGCAAAAAGAGTAATACATCCAAAATTGCTATGGCAGCCCTTTCTGAACAACTTTCAGTGTGGCAGTTTCAACTGATTGATTGTCAGGTCTATTCAGATCATCTTGACTCTCTGGGAGCCAAGTTGATTTCAAGAACCAGATTTTTGGATTATCTGGAGCGCTATTGCTCACAGACACCTTCCTGTGCAAACTGGAAACAAGTATGGCAATGGAATGACCTTTGA
- the icd gene encoding NADP-dependent isocitrate dehydrogenase — MGYQKIKVPANGDKITVNEDLSLNVPDTPVIPYIEGDGIGADVSPAMLKVVDAAVKNAYKGQRKIEWMEVYCGEKATQVYDDNTWLPEETLEALKEYVVSIKGPLTTPVGGGIRSLNVALRQELDLFACIRPVRWFKGVPSPVKEPEKTDMVIFRENSEDIYAGIEWQAGSAEADKLISFLRDEMGVSKIRFEQDCGIGVKPVSKEGTERLVKQAIQFAIDNNRQSVTLVHKGNIMKFTEGAFKDWGYQTAVDYFGGQPLDGGPWHTVKNPNTGEDIVIKDVIADAFLQQILLRPAEYDVIATLNLNGDYISDALAAQVGGIGIAPGANIGAPTAVFEATHGTAPKYAGQDKVNPGSVILSAEMMLRHIGWNEAADLIIKGMDGAIDAKTVTYDFERLMEGATLVKCSEFADAIIKHM; from the coding sequence ATGGGATACCAAAAGATCAAGGTGCCTGCCAACGGTGACAAAATCACTGTCAACGAGGACCTCTCCCTGAATGTTCCTGATACCCCAGTTATTCCTTATATCGAGGGCGATGGTATCGGTGCTGACGTTTCACCAGCCATGCTGAAAGTTGTTGATGCTGCTGTGAAGAATGCCTACAAAGGGCAACGTAAGATTGAGTGGATGGAAGTCTACTGCGGTGAGAAAGCTACCCAGGTTTACGATGACAATACCTGGCTTCCGGAAGAAACGCTTGAGGCGCTCAAAGAGTATGTTGTCAGCATTAAAGGTCCTCTGACAACGCCCGTTGGTGGCGGTATCCGATCATTGAATGTGGCTCTGCGCCAGGAGCTGGATCTGTTTGCCTGCATTCGTCCTGTTCGCTGGTTCAAGGGCGTACCAAGCCCGGTAAAAGAACCTGAAAAAACCGACATGGTTATCTTCCGTGAAAACTCGGAAGATATCTATGCGGGTATTGAGTGGCAGGCGGGCAGTGCCGAAGCCGATAAGCTGATCAGCTTCCTGCGCGATGAAATGGGCGTTTCCAAAATCCGGTTTGAGCAAGATTGTGGTATTGGTGTCAAGCCTGTTTCAAAAGAGGGCACCGAACGCCTGGTGAAGCAGGCGATTCAGTTTGCCATCGATAACAACCGTCAATCCGTTACCCTGGTTCACAAGGGTAATATCATGAAATTTACGGAAGGCGCCTTTAAGGATTGGGGTTACCAGACAGCGGTTGACTACTTTGGCGGCCAGCCTCTTGATGGTGGTCCATGGCATACTGTCAAAAACCCGAATACCGGTGAAGATATTGTCATCAAAGATGTTATTGCTGACGCGTTCCTGCAACAGATTCTCCTGCGCCCTGCAGAGTATGATGTCATTGCCACCCTGAACCTGAATGGCGACTACATTTCTGATGCTCTTGCTGCCCAGGTTGGTGGTATCGGTATTGCCCCTGGTGCCAACATCGGCGCGCCAACGGCTGTATTTGAAGCCACTCATGGCACTGCCCCAAAGTATGCAGGCCAGGATAAGGTGAACCCGGGTTCTGTCATTCTTTCTGCTGAAATGATGCTTCGTCACATAGGCTGGAATGAAGCGGCTGATCTCATTATCAAGGGTATGGATGGTGCCATCGATGCCAAGACCGTTACTTATGATTTTGAGCGACTGATGGAGGGCGCAACGTTAGTTAAGTGCTCTGAATTTGCCGATGCAATAATTAAACATATGTAA
- a CDS encoding IS1595 family transposase, producing the protein MQSELFQNFIDSISTLTSEQRDILNNSLLSTQIEVTEVVETTDSEPVYSESIPNNDNATPDVEKSILAQFAENPRCPKCKSHSVGRWGIRNGRQRYHCKTCDSTFNAFSGTPLARLRHPEKWNKYLAGMTHSMVLRPAAAENAIDLKTAFRWRHRFLEVINNDQAEELCGITELDETFFRESFKGQREGLPRPTRKRGNDPNKARKVPVMVARDRNRNTVDGVLENESANELCRHLNGRISIQATVCADAHLAHEKLADKLGFVFKELVTSAGQHVVEGIYHIQTVNSYHSHLKRWIGGVFQGVATRYLPHYLAWRRELTAAKKLTVGRLISRITEHWCFQPLTVT; encoded by the coding sequence ATGCAATCTGAACTCTTCCAGAATTTTATTGATTCCATTTCAACATTAACCAGTGAACAGCGAGACATTCTTAACAACTCGCTCCTTAGTACTCAAATAGAGGTTACCGAGGTAGTAGAAACCACTGACTCTGAACCTGTTTACAGTGAATCTATACCCAATAACGATAATGCAACACCTGACGTAGAAAAGAGCATACTTGCCCAATTTGCCGAAAACCCCAGGTGCCCCAAATGCAAAAGCCATAGCGTTGGTCGCTGGGGCATACGAAATGGCCGACAGCGCTACCACTGCAAGACTTGCGACTCAACGTTTAACGCCTTTAGTGGAACGCCTTTGGCAAGGCTCAGGCACCCTGAAAAATGGAACAAGTACCTCGCAGGTATGACTCACTCTATGGTCTTGCGACCAGCTGCTGCTGAGAATGCCATTGACTTGAAAACTGCGTTCCGCTGGCGTCACCGCTTTCTTGAAGTGATTAATAATGATCAAGCAGAAGAGCTTTGTGGCATTACTGAGCTTGATGAAACATTTTTCCGTGAATCCTTCAAAGGGCAAAGAGAAGGCCTTCCACGGCCAACCCGAAAGCGGGGTAATGATCCCAACAAAGCCCGAAAAGTCCCGGTAATGGTGGCTCGGGACCGTAATCGAAATACCGTTGACGGTGTATTAGAAAACGAAAGTGCTAATGAATTGTGCAGGCATTTAAATGGCCGCATATCGATACAGGCCACGGTCTGTGCGGATGCACACCTCGCTCACGAAAAACTTGCTGACAAGCTTGGATTTGTCTTCAAGGAGCTGGTGACATCAGCAGGTCAACATGTTGTTGAAGGCATCTACCACATCCAGACTGTAAATTCTTATCACAGTCATTTAAAACGCTGGATTGGCGGCGTATTCCAAGGGGTTGCAACTCGTTACCTTCCCCATTATCTGGCCTGGAGGCGAGAACTGACGGCAGCAAAAAAATTAACTGTTGGCCGGTTGATCAGCAGAATTACTGAACATTGGTGCTTCCAACCATTAACGGTAACTTAG
- a CDS encoding 4a-hydroxytetrahydrobiopterin dehydratase, producing MDDWFSCQYDSIDHIEKSFAFKKYSRAIAFCNTIACLAEAHAHHPRIVIEWGKVTVAWGTHHSDEGSGVLAIDRALAQRCDVLYEQINTPIS from the coding sequence ATGGATGATTGGTTTTCCTGTCAGTATGACAGCATTGATCATATTGAAAAATCCTTTGCCTTTAAAAAATACTCTCGAGCTATAGCATTCTGCAACACCATAGCCTGCTTGGCAGAGGCTCATGCCCACCACCCACGAATTGTAATTGAGTGGGGCAAAGTGACTGTTGCCTGGGGAACTCATCATTCAGATGAGGGTAGCGGCGTGCTTGCTATTGATCGAGCACTGGCACAACGCTGTGATGTTTTATATGAACAGATCAATACCCCCATTTCTTGA
- a CDS encoding transposase, with translation MTKFEMVAMLTSDHQVILRELASYTTFLAGALSSTAVPTFCELLFGCMLSADGFVTQALLTIDFHCVWSSYHHWLSQGKWQWKNLARHLIRLVCSKAPENQPVVLGLDDWVIERFSDKAPACRTHHQHSKKRNRPTYIWGQCWVSLAIIFERAADEVFTAIPVISFPTPASGNTSKLKIAVAMLRVVRNEVKDRVLRLLTDCWYMNWTLIKPALEMNIEVVGQIPSNRALYALPPAPTVKKRGRPKKYGIKMTTEQVKKLPEEKATVWMYGKFRKIRYRTLICRARFLKGREVRVVWSRFENDKGLTESRIFISTNPELEGLEVLRAYSRRWPVEPMFHQLKHAFGCCHLWQQKLRTLLRWMHLKMAGYALLQLLTVCKNQACLNISRIPWRSPDTTTAGMMKIALSGIIPRFSIRKGWNRYKQKYEFNFRDLIDQLIPDNSEAA, from the coding sequence ATGACGAAATTCGAGATGGTTGCCATGCTCACTTCAGATCATCAAGTAATCCTCAGGGAGCTCGCTTCATATACAACCTTTCTTGCTGGAGCGCTATCATCAACTGCAGTACCAACGTTCTGCGAACTGCTGTTCGGTTGCATGCTTTCAGCCGACGGCTTTGTTACACAGGCGTTGTTAACAATTGATTTTCATTGTGTGTGGAGCAGCTACCACCACTGGCTATCTCAGGGCAAGTGGCAATGGAAGAACTTGGCACGCCACTTGATCCGTCTGGTCTGCTCCAAAGCTCCTGAGAATCAACCTGTGGTCCTGGGGCTTGATGACTGGGTAATCGAACGGTTTTCCGACAAAGCCCCTGCTTGTCGTACACATCATCAACACAGCAAGAAACGCAATCGGCCGACGTACATCTGGGGGCAGTGTTGGGTTTCCCTGGCCATCATATTTGAGCGGGCTGCAGATGAAGTATTTACCGCCATACCGGTGATCTCATTTCCGACACCAGCTTCAGGTAACACCAGCAAACTGAAAATTGCCGTGGCCATGCTCAGGGTGGTACGCAATGAAGTGAAGGATCGAGTGCTACGCCTGCTAACCGATTGCTGGTATATGAACTGGACACTGATAAAGCCAGCTCTGGAAATGAACATAGAAGTTGTTGGTCAGATACCTTCAAATCGGGCCCTCTATGCTTTGCCGCCAGCACCCACCGTAAAGAAGCGAGGGCGCCCAAAAAAGTACGGCATCAAGATGACGACAGAACAGGTTAAGAAACTGCCGGAAGAAAAAGCAACAGTATGGATGTACGGCAAATTTCGCAAAATACGTTATCGTACCCTGATCTGTCGCGCCAGATTCCTTAAAGGTCGTGAAGTACGCGTCGTCTGGAGTCGCTTTGAAAATGACAAAGGTCTGACCGAAAGCAGAATATTCATCTCGACCAATCCGGAACTTGAGGGACTGGAGGTGCTTCGTGCCTATTCCCGGAGATGGCCGGTAGAGCCAATGTTTCACCAACTCAAACATGCTTTTGGCTGTTGCCATTTATGGCAGCAGAAATTGCGAACACTGCTTCGATGGATGCATTTGAAAATGGCAGGCTATGCATTATTGCAGTTATTAACCGTTTGTAAAAATCAGGCATGTCTGAATATTTCTCGGATACCCTGGAGAAGCCCGGATACAACCACTGCAGGCATGATGAAAATTGCTCTTTCAGGAATTATTCCGAGGTTCTCTATTCGCAAGGGCTGGAACAGATATAAGCAAAAATATGAGTTCAATTTTCGCGATCTGATCGACCAGTTAATACCGGATAATTCAGAAGCAGCATAA
- a CDS encoding arginyltransferase, producing MSQYKNFRFYVTQPHECSYLPKEQATTLFMDPEILLTKQLCSELAEVGFRRSGQHIYRPHCITCQACIPARIPVDSFRMRRTQRKTWNRNSALRISKVSAEFQDEHYLLYEKYINQCHQDGDMHPATIEQYTSFLVESTEFTSFYEFRLDERLLAVSVVDHLQTSLSAIYTFYDPDYSQRSLGRYCILWLIAEAKKLRLPYLHLGYWIRNCQKMKYKIEYRPVDLYISQEWRQVK from the coding sequence ATGAGCCAGTATAAGAATTTCAGGTTTTATGTTACGCAACCCCATGAATGCAGTTACCTCCCAAAGGAGCAGGCAACCACACTGTTCATGGATCCGGAAATTCTGCTGACTAAACAGTTGTGCAGCGAGCTTGCTGAAGTTGGGTTTCGGCGAAGTGGTCAGCATATTTACCGCCCCCACTGTATTACCTGCCAAGCCTGCATACCAGCAAGAATCCCTGTAGACTCCTTTCGAATGAGACGGACGCAACGAAAGACCTGGAATCGCAACTCAGCACTTCGGATTTCCAAAGTTTCTGCAGAGTTTCAGGATGAGCATTACCTACTCTATGAGAAGTATATCAATCAATGCCATCAGGATGGTGATATGCATCCTGCAACGATTGAGCAATACACTTCTTTTTTGGTTGAAAGTACCGAATTCACATCATTTTATGAGTTTCGTTTGGATGAACGGTTGCTTGCGGTATCGGTTGTGGATCATTTACAAACCAGTCTTTCTGCGATTTATACCTTTTATGACCCTGATTACTCACAACGAAGTCTTGGTCGATATTGTATTTTATGGCTTATAGCTGAGGCAAAGAAGCTGAGATTACCTTATCTCCACTTGGGATATTGGATCCGCAACTGCCAGAAAATGAAATACAAAATTGAATACCGTCCTGTGGACCTTTACATCAGTCAGGAGTGGAGACAAGTGAAATAA
- the clpS gene encoding ATP-dependent Clp protease adapter ClpS — protein sequence MSNLELFRLSLEKEGEEQEGDLGVAVVPEKTRLAPPPMYQVLLLNDDFTPMDFVVEVLEKFFSMPEGKATQIMLMVHTQGKAVCGVYSKDVAETKAQQVNEYSRENDHPLLCKTEKAD from the coding sequence ATGAGTAATCTCGAACTGTTTCGTCTAAGCTTGGAAAAAGAGGGAGAGGAACAGGAAGGTGATCTGGGCGTTGCAGTCGTTCCGGAAAAAACCAGACTGGCACCCCCTCCCATGTATCAGGTCTTGCTCCTGAATGATGATTTTACACCAATGGATTTTGTTGTTGAGGTACTGGAGAAGTTTTTCAGTATGCCGGAAGGGAAGGCGACTCAAATTATGCTGATGGTACATACCCAGGGAAAAGCCGTTTGTGGTGTATACAGCAAGGATGTCGCGGAAACCAAGGCTCAGCAGGTTAATGAATATTCCAGAGAAAACGACCATCCCCTGCTGTGCAAGACAGAAAAGGCCGATTAG
- the clpA gene encoding ATP-dependent Clp protease ATP-binding subunit ClpA, with amino-acid sequence MLNKDLEATLNNAFKDARDNRHEFMTVEHLLLALLDNESAARVLVSCGIDLNKLRQDLIEFVSSTTPLIPDDDNERETQPTLGFQRVLQRAVFHVQSSGKKEVTGANVLVAIFSEQESQAVYFLKQQDVARIDVVNFIAHGISKTPGQELEELGHDLADDMEPENSSGGSKNPLKLYATDLNDQARLGRIDPLVGRAEEVERVCQILTRRRKNNPLLVGEAGVGKTAIAEGLARRIVDGDVPEVLSKAVVYSLDLGSLLAGTKYRGDFEKRFKQLLGELKKLDHAILFIDEIHTIIGAGAASGGVMDASNLLKPMLTSGDLRCIGSTTFQEFRGIFEKDRALARRFQKVDIIEPNVEDTFQILLGLKKKFEEHHVIEYQDEALKAAAELADRYINDRHMPDKAIDVIDEAGAYQRLQPESERKKIIDVDDVESIVAKMARIPPKSVSSSDKELLGKLERNLKMVVFGQDDAITSLSTAIKLSRAGLKAPEKPVGSFLFSGPTGVGKTEVCRQLAKALGIELVRFDMSEYMEAHTVSRLIGAPPGYVGFDQGGLLTEAINKTPHCVLLLDEIEKGHSDVFNLLLQVMDHGTLTDNNGRKADFRNVILIMTTNAGAENMTRSSMGFLEQDHTTDGNEAIKKTFTPEFRNRLDSIIPFASLNDEIIKHVVDKFLTELQAQLDEKRVQLDVDEKARSWLAEKGFDRQMGARPMGRVIQEHLKKPMAEQILFGKLAEHGGNVKVTVRKGVLHLKFEATKSRASDLEAVDGGAG; translated from the coding sequence ATGCTTAACAAAGACCTCGAAGCTACACTGAATAATGCATTTAAGGATGCCCGTGATAATCGTCATGAATTCATGACGGTTGAGCATCTTTTACTCGCTTTGCTTGACAATGAGTCCGCAGCAAGAGTGCTTGTTTCCTGCGGAATTGATCTTAATAAACTCCGCCAGGATCTCATTGAGTTTGTCAGCTCAACGACACCATTAATACCTGATGATGACAATGAGCGTGAAACTCAGCCAACCCTTGGCTTTCAGCGAGTGCTTCAGCGTGCTGTTTTTCATGTGCAAAGCTCCGGCAAAAAGGAAGTTACTGGAGCAAATGTACTTGTTGCTATTTTCAGTGAGCAGGAAAGCCAGGCTGTTTACTTCCTCAAGCAACAGGACGTGGCTCGCATAGATGTCGTAAATTTTATTGCCCACGGGATATCCAAGACCCCGGGGCAGGAGCTTGAAGAGCTCGGTCATGATCTTGCTGATGATATGGAACCCGAGAATAGCAGTGGTGGCAGCAAGAATCCCCTCAAGCTTTATGCTACGGATCTGAATGATCAGGCGCGCCTTGGTAGAATTGACCCTCTCGTTGGTCGAGCTGAAGAAGTTGAACGTGTCTGTCAGATTCTTACCCGTAGACGAAAGAACAACCCTTTACTGGTTGGCGAGGCCGGAGTTGGGAAAACGGCCATTGCGGAAGGTCTGGCTCGAAGGATTGTTGATGGTGACGTGCCTGAGGTTTTGTCCAAGGCTGTTGTTTACTCTCTTGATTTAGGGTCGCTCCTGGCTGGAACCAAGTACCGCGGTGATTTTGAGAAGAGATTCAAACAGCTTTTAGGTGAGCTCAAGAAACTGGATCATGCGATTCTCTTTATTGATGAAATTCATACCATTATTGGTGCAGGCGCTGCGTCTGGTGGAGTGATGGATGCATCAAACCTTCTTAAACCGATGCTGACTTCTGGAGATCTGCGTTGCATTGGCTCTACTACGTTTCAGGAGTTTCGCGGGATCTTTGAAAAAGATCGGGCGTTGGCAAGAAGGTTTCAGAAAGTGGATATCATCGAGCCTAATGTGGAAGACACCTTCCAGATACTTCTCGGGCTGAAAAAGAAGTTTGAAGAACATCATGTTATTGAGTATCAGGATGAAGCGCTGAAAGCAGCGGCCGAACTGGCAGATCGCTACATAAATGACCGTCATATGCCAGACAAAGCTATTGACGTTATTGATGAAGCTGGTGCGTATCAGAGGCTTCAACCTGAGTCTGAACGAAAGAAAATTATTGATGTTGATGATGTGGAAAGCATTGTCGCCAAGATGGCTAGAATTCCGCCAAAGTCTGTTTCTTCTTCTGACAAAGAACTGCTCGGTAAGCTTGAACGTAATCTGAAGATGGTAGTTTTCGGGCAGGATGATGCGATCACTTCATTATCCACAGCTATCAAGCTTTCAAGAGCAGGGCTCAAAGCACCTGAAAAGCCTGTTGGCTCCTTCCTGTTTTCAGGGCCGACGGGTGTAGGTAAGACAGAGGTTTGTCGTCAACTGGCTAAAGCCCTGGGTATTGAGCTTGTGCGCTTTGATATGTCTGAGTACATGGAAGCTCACACTGTGTCGCGTCTTATAGGCGCTCCCCCTGGTTATGTTGGGTTCGATCAGGGAGGCCTTTTAACCGAGGCAATTAATAAAACACCTCACTGCGTACTGTTACTTGATGAAATAGAGAAAGGGCACTCCGATGTCTTTAATCTGTTACTGCAGGTTATGGACCATGGCACATTAACAGACAACAATGGTCGTAAGGCTGATTTTCGTAATGTGATTTTGATCATGACCACCAATGCTGGTGCTGAAAACATGACCAGAAGCTCAATGGGCTTTCTTGAACAGGATCATACGACTGACGGCAATGAGGCCATTAAGAAAACCTTTACGCCTGAATTTAGAAATCGTCTGGATTCCATCATTCCTTTTGCCTCACTGAATGATGAAATTATTAAGCATGTGGTTGATAAATTCCTCACTGAACTTCAGGCTCAGCTTGATGAAAAGCGGGTTCAGCTGGATGTTGATGAAAAGGCTCGTAGCTGGCTGGCGGAGAAAGGATTTGATCGCCAAATGGGAGCAAGGCCTATGGGGCGTGTTATTCAGGAACATTTGAAAAAACCCATGGCTGAACAAATCTTGTTTGGAAAGCTTGCTGAACACGGCGGCAATGTGAAAGTGACTGTTCGTAAAGGGGTACTGCACCTCAAGTTTGAGGCAACCAAAAGCAGAGCTTCAGATCTTGAAGCTGTTGATGGTGGAGCAGGTTAG